The proteins below are encoded in one region of Limnochorda pilosa:
- a CDS encoding DsrE/DsrF/DrsH-like family protein produces MVLLSPELSKLHAGALMASVAASSGMTVNVFASMGALGQFRRQVVEERRFVVDEVGRELLAKDVPLFHRMLADARDLGDLHVYGCAMAADLMGWRDEDFLDLVEDVIGVAAFFGKSEGAQVITI; encoded by the coding sequence GTGGTATTGCTCTCGCCCGAGCTCAGCAAGCTCCATGCCGGCGCGTTGATGGCCTCCGTGGCCGCCTCCTCGGGGATGACGGTGAACGTCTTCGCCTCCATGGGGGCCCTGGGCCAGTTCCGGCGGCAGGTGGTGGAGGAGCGCCGCTTCGTGGTGGACGAGGTCGGCCGGGAGCTCCTGGCCAAGGACGTCCCCCTCTTCCACCGGATGCTGGCCGATGCCCGGGATCTGGGCGACCTCCACGTCTACGGCTGCGCCATGGCCGCGGACCTGATGGGTTGGCGGGATGAGGACTTCCTCGACCTGGTGGAGGACGTCATCGGCGTCGCAGCCTTCTTCGGCAAGTCCGAGGGGGCACAGGTGATCACCATCTAG
- a CDS encoding NAD(P)/FAD-dependent oxidoreductase: MQRVVVLGGGTGGTMVANLLGRRLRHEVEAGRLDLVQVVESPLHTYQPGFLYMAFGLAPLDHYQRDQRSLLLPSVRLEVDRAVAIDPDAGRIHTLSGRAIGYDFLVLATGAVPTPSAVPGMAEGAHGFYTGQDALRLRDALATFERGRILLTVDVPHKCPVAPLEMTLTLDDYFRRLGRREQVELVYTYPIGRLHSLASVADWVGGLFEERGIRSETFFNLEAVEPGTQKVRSLEGTEYDYDLLISVPPHRGAQVIQTSELGDADGFVPTHRETLQALDHPNIYVLGDATNLPVSKAGSTAHYQADVVAENLVANLAGKPAPFRYDGKVFCFIEAGEEAASYITFNYRQPPRPARPSPVLHWFKVAYNEIYWLSARGVL; encoded by the coding sequence ATGCAGCGGGTGGTCGTTCTGGGCGGCGGCACGGGCGGCACCATGGTGGCCAACCTCCTGGGCCGCCGCCTGAGGCACGAGGTGGAGGCCGGCCGGCTGGACCTGGTGCAGGTGGTGGAGTCGCCGCTGCACACCTACCAGCCGGGGTTCCTCTACATGGCCTTCGGCCTGGCGCCGCTGGACCACTACCAGCGGGACCAGCGCAGCCTGCTGCTGCCCAGCGTCCGACTGGAGGTGGACCGGGCGGTCGCCATCGATCCCGACGCCGGCCGGATCCACACCCTGAGCGGTCGGGCCATCGGCTACGACTTTCTAGTGCTGGCGACCGGGGCGGTTCCGACCCCGTCGGCGGTGCCGGGGATGGCGGAAGGAGCCCACGGCTTCTACACGGGCCAGGACGCCCTCCGCCTGCGGGACGCGCTGGCCACCTTCGAGCGGGGGCGCATCCTGCTCACGGTGGACGTGCCGCACAAGTGCCCCGTCGCGCCCTTGGAGATGACCCTCACCCTGGACGACTACTTCCGCCGCCTGGGACGGCGGGAGCAGGTGGAGCTGGTCTACACCTACCCCATCGGGCGCCTCCACTCGCTGGCCTCGGTGGCCGACTGGGTCGGTGGCCTCTTCGAGGAGCGGGGCATCCGCTCCGAGACCTTCTTCAACCTGGAGGCGGTGGAGCCCGGCACCCAGAAGGTGCGCAGCCTGGAGGGCACCGAGTACGACTACGACCTGCTCATCTCCGTGCCGCCCCACCGGGGCGCCCAGGTGATCCAGACCTCGGAGCTGGGCGACGCGGACGGGTTCGTCCCCACCCACCGGGAGACGCTCCAGGCCCTGGACCACCCGAACATCTACGTGCTGGGCGACGCCACCAACCTGCCCGTGAGCAAGGCGGGCTCCACGGCCCACTACCAGGCCGACGTGGTGGCCGAGAACCTGGTGGCCAACCTGGCCGGGAAGCCGGCACCCTTCCGGTACGACGGCAAGGTGTTCTGCTTCATCGAGGCGGGCGAGGAGGCGGCCAGCTACATCACCTTCAACTACCGCCAGCCGCCCCGGCCGGCCCGGCCGTCGCCGGTGCTCCACTGGTTCAAGGTGGCGTACAACGAGATCTACTGGCTCTCGGCCCGGGGCGTGCTCTAG
- a CDS encoding sulfurtransferase TusA family protein, which yields MVVDARGSYCPGPLMELIKTIKAQPVGATVDLLSGDRGSSKDVPEWVAKAGHELVGVFEEEGHWRIRVRKGR from the coding sequence ATCGTGGTCGATGCCCGCGGGTCCTACTGCCCCGGCCCGCTCATGGAGCTGATCAAGACCATCAAGGCCCAGCCCGTGGGCGCCACGGTGGACCTGCTCTCGGGCGACCGGGGCTCGTCCAAGGACGTTCCCGAGTGGGTGGCCAAGGCCGGCCACGAGCTGGTGGGCGTCTTCGAGGAAGAGGGGCACTGGCGGATCCGGGTGCGAAAGGGGCGGTAG
- a CDS encoding helix-turn-helix domain-containing protein has product MFDGAVLNRLRIEQGISLKRLAARCGTSASYLSEVERGLKQPSPTVVDRVAGALGVAPDAFYPDAPAPASIGRMLKEERRGRGLSLEEAARRAELPARFLRQVEESAITPSVDVIESLAGALGIPLERLYGGGGALAGRVRALRAFWGLTQAELAERAQVSAGLIGQIERGETLPSLRTIERLAEVLRCSPCTLLLSPASSQADVQAALSPALRRLLADPERHELLCLISSLDARELEFFMSVLRLARQAGLVADSLPDASPGARRYTAR; this is encoded by the coding sequence GTGTTCGATGGCGCCGTCCTCAACCGGCTCCGGATCGAGCAGGGCATCTCGCTCAAGCGACTGGCGGCCCGCTGCGGCACCTCGGCCTCCTACCTGAGCGAGGTGGAGCGGGGACTGAAGCAGCCCTCGCCCACGGTGGTGGACCGGGTGGCCGGGGCGCTCGGCGTCGCCCCCGACGCCTTCTACCCGGATGCGCCCGCGCCGGCCAGCATCGGCCGGATGCTGAAGGAGGAGCGCCGCGGCCGGGGCTTGAGCCTGGAGGAAGCAGCCCGCCGGGCCGAGCTCCCGGCCCGCTTCCTGCGGCAGGTGGAGGAGTCGGCCATCACGCCCTCGGTGGACGTGATCGAGAGCCTGGCGGGAGCCCTGGGCATCCCCCTGGAACGCCTCTACGGCGGGGGCGGCGCGCTGGCGGGCCGGGTGCGGGCCCTGCGGGCCTTCTGGGGGCTCACCCAGGCGGAACTGGCCGAGCGGGCCCAGGTGTCCGCGGGGCTCATCGGCCAGATCGAGCGGGGCGAGACCCTGCCCTCCCTGCGCACCATCGAGCGGCTGGCGGAGGTGCTCCGCTGCAGCCCGTGCACCCTCCTCCTCTCGCCCGCCAGCAGTCAGGCGGACGTGCAGGCGGCGCTGTCGCCTGCGCTCCGGCGGCTCCTGGCGGACCCCGAGCGCCACGAGCTCCTCTGCCTCATCTCGTCCCTGGATGCCCGGGAGCTCGAGTTCTTCATGTCGGTGCTCAGGCTGGCGCGGCAGGCGGGTCTGGTGGCGGACTCCCTGCCGGACGCGTCCCCGGGAGCCAGGCGATATACTGCTCGCTGA
- a CDS encoding C-GCAxxG-C-C family protein — translation MDDEGALRKHLSRRAFLAGAGGFVAGAAVGGHLLGAVGLAAPTAAEIPAWPWPYVPLDPEVVRRKAYDAYSRGGCMYGAAEAILSELREKVGHPFTAIPSEMFRYGEGGVVGWSTLCGALNGASAVVNLVSDEKGYKAVVNELVGWYTETPLPTPQSNAFSETQVQTVAGSPLCHASVTLWCQASGFGATSKERAERCAKLTGDTAARAVELLNRRAAGSFVPAYGTPAGVTGCMSCHGKEGMDNTRGQMNCVQCHEPHD, via the coding sequence ATGGACGACGAAGGAGCCCTTCGCAAGCACCTGTCCCGCCGGGCCTTCCTCGCCGGTGCCGGCGGCTTCGTGGCGGGCGCCGCCGTGGGGGGACACCTGCTGGGAGCCGTGGGCCTCGCAGCCCCGACCGCGGCCGAGATCCCGGCGTGGCCGTGGCCGTACGTCCCCCTCGACCCGGAGGTCGTGCGCCGCAAGGCCTACGACGCGTACTCCAGGGGCGGCTGCATGTACGGCGCGGCCGAAGCGATCCTGAGCGAGCTGCGGGAGAAGGTGGGCCACCCCTTCACCGCCATCCCCAGCGAGATGTTCCGGTACGGCGAGGGCGGCGTGGTGGGTTGGTCCACCCTGTGCGGTGCCCTGAATGGAGCGTCGGCCGTCGTCAACCTGGTGAGCGACGAGAAGGGGTACAAGGCCGTCGTGAACGAGCTGGTGGGCTGGTACACCGAGACGCCGCTGCCCACGCCTCAGAGCAACGCCTTCAGCGAGACCCAGGTCCAGACGGTCGCCGGCTCGCCGCTCTGCCACGCCTCGGTGACCCTTTGGTGCCAGGCGTCCGGCTTCGGCGCCACCTCCAAGGAGCGGGCCGAGCGCTGCGCGAAGCTGACGGGCGACACGGCCGCACGCGCCGTGGAGCTCCTGAACCGCCGGGCCGCGGGCAGCTTCGTGCCCGCCTACGGCACGCCCGCCGGCGTCACGGGCTGCATGAGCTGCCACGGCAAGGAAGGCATGGACAACACTCGGGGCCAGATGAACTGCGTGCAGTGCCACGAGCCCCACGACTGA